A genomic window from Nocardioides sp. BP30 includes:
- a CDS encoding acetone carboxylase encodes MEPDVCSAKGCRAPATWALGWNNPRIHTPDRRKVWLACDEHQESLAAFLSARGFLQETAPHDGTLQPR; translated from the coding sequence ATGGAGCCTGACGTCTGTTCGGCCAAGGGCTGCCGCGCGCCCGCCACCTGGGCGCTGGGCTGGAACAACCCGCGCATCCACACCCCCGACCGCCGCAAGGTCTGGCTGGCGTGCGACGAGCACCAGGAGTCGCTGGCCGCGTTCCTCAGCGCGCGCGGGTTCCTGCAGGAGACGGCGCCGCACGACGGGACGCTGCAGCCCCGGTAG
- the moaA gene encoding GTP 3',8-cyclase MoaA: MVQTTPLVDRFGRVAADLRVSLTDRCNLRCSYCMPAEGLAWLPDERVLTDDEVVRLIGIGVTQLGIREVRFTGGEPLVRRGLAGIVARTRALDAGLELSLTTNGLGLARLARPLAEAGLDRVNVSLDSIRPETFHRITRRDRLHDVLEGLEAAADAGLGPIKVNAVLLRDVNEDQAAELLEWAVRGGYQLRFIEQMPLDAQHGWTRETMVTAAETLARLEKEFDLTPATEPRGSAPAELFVVDGGPATVGVIASVTRPFCGDCDRVRLTADGQVRNCLFAREESDLRAALRAGLPDEQIAQRWVAAMAGKRAGHGIDDPTFLQPDRPMSAIGG, from the coding sequence GTGGTGCAGACGACACCCCTGGTCGACCGGTTCGGACGAGTCGCCGCCGATCTGCGCGTCTCCCTGACCGATCGGTGCAACCTCCGGTGCAGCTACTGCATGCCCGCCGAGGGGTTGGCCTGGCTGCCCGACGAGCGGGTGCTCACCGACGACGAGGTGGTGCGACTGATCGGGATCGGGGTGACCCAGCTGGGCATCCGCGAGGTCCGGTTCACCGGCGGCGAGCCCCTGGTACGCCGAGGCCTGGCCGGCATCGTCGCGCGGACCCGCGCCCTGGATGCGGGGCTGGAGCTCTCCTTGACCACCAACGGGCTCGGCCTGGCGCGGCTGGCGCGGCCGCTGGCCGAGGCCGGCCTGGATCGGGTCAACGTCTCGCTGGACTCGATCCGGCCCGAGACCTTCCACCGGATCACCCGCCGGGACCGGCTGCACGACGTGCTCGAAGGCCTGGAGGCGGCGGCGGACGCGGGCCTCGGCCCGATCAAGGTCAATGCGGTGCTGCTGCGCGACGTCAACGAGGACCAGGCGGCCGAGCTGCTGGAGTGGGCCGTGCGCGGCGGTTACCAGCTGCGCTTCATCGAGCAGATGCCGCTCGACGCCCAGCACGGCTGGACCCGCGAGACGATGGTGACCGCCGCGGAGACGCTGGCGCGACTGGAGAAGGAGTTCGACCTGACCCCGGCGACCGAGCCGCGGGGGAGCGCCCCGGCCGAGCTCTTCGTCGTCGACGGCGGACCTGCGACAGTCGGTGTCATCGCCTCGGTGACCCGGCCCTTCTGCGGCGACTGCGACCGGGTGCGGCTGACCGCCGACGGACAGGTGCGCAACTGCCTGTTCGCCCGCGAGGAGTCCGACCTGCGCGCCGCGCTGCGTGCCGGCCTGCCCGATGAGCAGATCGCGCAGCGCTGGGTCGCGGCGATGGCCGGCAAGCGCGCGGGACACGGGATCGACGACCCGACCTTCCTGCAGCCCGATCGACCCATGTCGGCGATCGGCGGCTGA
- a CDS encoding dodecin, with product MTNRTYRVTEIVGSAPDGIDEAIRNAVERASKTLRHIDWFEVTQVRGQVKDGSVEHFQVGIKLGFRLEDEA from the coding sequence ATGACCAACCGCACCTACCGCGTGACCGAGATCGTCGGCTCCGCTCCCGATGGCATCGACGAAGCCATCCGCAACGCCGTCGAGCGGGCCTCGAAGACGCTGCGGCACATCGACTGGTTCGAGGTGACCCAGGTCCGCGGCCAGGTCAAGGACGGTTCGGTCGAGCACTTCCAGGTCGGGATCAAGCTCGGCTTCCGGCTCGAGGACGAGGCCTAG
- a CDS encoding DUF3099 domain-containing protein: MARAHDQPIRITTAAQSRQVDIAHRQRRYVMAMGIRTLCFIGAVIAGVNHVVWLWPVLILAAIFLPYIAVVMANAANTKGATEMDLLDTPYHANELHNDPEPHREDRG; the protein is encoded by the coding sequence ATGGCCAGGGCCCACGATCAGCCGATCCGGATCACCACGGCGGCACAGAGCCGGCAGGTGGACATCGCACACCGGCAGCGGCGCTACGTGATGGCGATGGGCATCCGCACCCTGTGCTTCATCGGCGCCGTCATCGCCGGCGTCAACCACGTGGTGTGGCTGTGGCCGGTGCTGATCCTCGCGGCGATCTTCCTGCCCTACATCGCGGTGGTGATGGCCAACGCCGCCAACACCAAGGGCGCCACCGAGATGGACCTGCTCGACACGCCGTATCACGCCAACGAGCTGCACAACGACCCCGAGCCCCACCGCGAGGACCGCGGCTGA